In one window of Tubulanus polymorphus chromosome 3, tnTubPoly1.2, whole genome shotgun sequence DNA:
- the LOC141902600 gene encoding uncharacterized protein LOC141902600 isoform X1 has product MRESVFYSLIFMLYCICCDLHRAVSLQQCARDNSRLVRDFVQNELSSLYADYGVSIPYSCQLSSERDMYNDQENHLNEESPSRWTCEYCGKSFYALHYLDLHFDNRHADKIRQTSDVTCLADYCDILRCDVLGATKQPEYWTMALCKESRLVKLKHKCQDYLKSCIPDSLKGTEELDKFKDALHAKTCEFLTCERYWEIVRSSDTHNAKIPYIIAGIFMVFATILYYVAAYTHFYTDEPVLETLGISDGRRRVRSRADSGNGILYAPCVQRQRTSFDYDDYSSYDYDDEGDYDGQYD; this is encoded by the exons atgagaGAATCAGTTTTTTACTCTCTGATTTTCATG ttgtattgtatttgttGTGATCTTCACCGCGCTGTTTCGTTACAACAATGCGCCAGAGATAACTCTCGTTTAGTTCGAGACTTCGTACAAAAT GAGTTGTCGTCGTTGTACGCTGATTATGGGGTGAGTATACCGTACTCGTGTCAGCTGTCCAGTGAACGAGACATGTACAACGATCAGGAGAATCATTTAAACGAGGAATCACCTTCACGCTGGACGTGTGAATACTGCGGAAAATCATTCTATGCACTTCATTATCTAGATTTACATTTCGACAACAGACACGCTGATAAAATCAGACAG ACATCCGATGTCACATGTTTAGCCGATTATTGTGATATTCTACGTTGCGATGTCCTCGGTGCGACGAAGCAACCCGAATATTGGACGATGGCTTTGTGTAAAGAGTCTAGATTAGTAAAACTAAAACATAAATGTCAG GATTATCTAAAGTCATGTATTCCGGATAGTCTGAAAGGCACTGAAGAGTTGGATAAATTCAAGG ATGCATTGCACGCGAAGACTTGTGAATTTCTAACTTGTGAACGTTATTGGGAAATTGTACGTTCATCT gatACTCATAATGCTAAGATACCGTATATCATAGCCGGTATTTTCATGGTGTTCGCGACGATTCTCTACTACGTGGCTGCATATACACATTTCTA TACTGATGAACCAGTATTGGAAACGCTCGGTATTTCTGACGGTAGACGTCGCGTCCGCAGTCGCGCGGATTCAGGTAATGGAATCCTATACGCTCCGTGCGTACAGCGCCAACGAACATCGTTTGATTACGATGATTATTCGTcgtatgattatgatgatgaggGTGATTACGATGGACAATACGATTGA
- the LOC141902600 gene encoding uncharacterized protein LOC141902600 isoform X2, which produces MRESVFYSLIFMLYCICCDLHRAVSLQQCARDNSRLVRDFVQNELSSLYADYGVSIPYSCQLSSERDMYNDQENHLNEESPSRWTCEYCGKSFYALHYLDLHFDNRHADKIRQTSDVTCLADYCDILRCDVLGATKQPEYWTMALCKESRLVKLKHKCQDYLKSCIPDSLKGTEELDKFKDALHAKTCEFLTCERYWEIVRSSDTHNAKIPYIIAGIFMVFATILYYVAAYTHFYIETLFDSTYNGSADTRFSRVDHSASNTRQIRRRKM; this is translated from the exons atgagaGAATCAGTTTTTTACTCTCTGATTTTCATG ttgtattgtatttgttGTGATCTTCACCGCGCTGTTTCGTTACAACAATGCGCCAGAGATAACTCTCGTTTAGTTCGAGACTTCGTACAAAAT GAGTTGTCGTCGTTGTACGCTGATTATGGGGTGAGTATACCGTACTCGTGTCAGCTGTCCAGTGAACGAGACATGTACAACGATCAGGAGAATCATTTAAACGAGGAATCACCTTCACGCTGGACGTGTGAATACTGCGGAAAATCATTCTATGCACTTCATTATCTAGATTTACATTTCGACAACAGACACGCTGATAAAATCAGACAG ACATCCGATGTCACATGTTTAGCCGATTATTGTGATATTCTACGTTGCGATGTCCTCGGTGCGACGAAGCAACCCGAATATTGGACGATGGCTTTGTGTAAAGAGTCTAGATTAGTAAAACTAAAACATAAATGTCAG GATTATCTAAAGTCATGTATTCCGGATAGTCTGAAAGGCACTGAAGAGTTGGATAAATTCAAGG ATGCATTGCACGCGAAGACTTGTGAATTTCTAACTTGTGAACGTTATTGGGAAATTGTACGTTCATCT gatACTCATAATGCTAAGATACCGTATATCATAGCCGGTATTTTCATGGTGTTCGCGACGATTCTCTACTACGTGGCTGCATATACACATTTCTA caTTGAAACGCTATTTGATTCGACGTATAATGGTAGTGCAGACACGAGGTTTAGTCGAGTTGATCATAGCGCGAGCAACACGAGGCAAATACGTAGACGCAAGATGTAA
- the LOC141902252 gene encoding uncharacterized protein LOC141902252, which yields MSKASESPIVAARGKNRDAADDKKRKFENSRKEKEEERFKKCQKFDELISNFVHTTSYMKNVVKPASIGNRNALESLRRSVNVAQNFLDQCITQQAIIAADDLKNDVDEIMAAI from the exons ATGTCAAAAGCGTCAGAAAG CCCGATCGTCGCCGCGCGCGGGAAGAACCGAGACGCCGCAGACGACAAGAAAcgcaaatttgaaaattcacgaAAAGAGAAAGAAGAAGAGCGTTTTAAAA aATGTCAGAAATTTGATGAGTTGATCAGTAATTTCGTACACACTACTAGTTATATGAAGAATGTTGTAAAACCAGCCAGTATCGGCAATAGAAATGCGTTAGAGTCACTGCGCAGGT CTGTAAACGTTGCACAGAATTTCCTAGATCAATGTATAACGCAGCAGGCTATAATAGCAGCAgacgatttgaaaaatgacgttGATGAAATCATGGCTGCCATATAA